The Mucilaginibacter terrenus genome has a segment encoding these proteins:
- a CDS encoding DUF4833 domain-containing protein, translating into MIWYKSLRLPLLLVGLVICATRTQATSITDPDSRLRLNNAYEGEKPIVFPTPPADLSRLFYVQRMPNINTLIYELNIDKETGKPNEDAPVHPYWIRYADKGQKEELNYVQRKFAYGLVQKKTGEDKYDIRFVSYKKFPLTLMKGADGKYHIFATVAQKLMALSYIFIKIEGGSFWLPNIVYVEMRGNDPVTGKEITERFKP; encoded by the coding sequence ATGATCTGGTACAAAAGTTTAAGATTACCGTTACTTTTAGTAGGGTTAGTTATTTGCGCAACACGTACACAGGCGACAAGTATTACCGATCCGGACAGTCGTTTAAGGCTGAACAATGCTTACGAAGGCGAGAAGCCAATTGTTTTTCCTACGCCTCCTGCAGACCTCAGCAGGCTGTTCTACGTACAGCGTATGCCTAATATCAACACGCTGATATACGAGCTTAACATTGACAAAGAAACAGGTAAGCCCAACGAGGATGCACCGGTACACCCCTACTGGATACGTTATGCAGATAAAGGCCAGAAAGAAGAGCTGAACTATGTACAACGCAAGTTTGCTTATGGGCTGGTGCAGAAAAAGACCGGTGAAGACAAGTATGATATCAGGTTTGTGTCATACAAAAAATTTCCGCTTACCCTTATGAAGGGTGCTGACGGAAAATATCATATCTTCGCAACTGTTGCGCAAAAGTTAATGGCGCTTAGTTATATATTTATTAAAATAGAGGGAGGTTCTTTCTGGTTGCCCAATATTGTGTATGTGGAGATGAGGGGCAACGACCCGGTGACCGGAAAAGAAATTACAGAACGTTTTAAACCCTGA
- a CDS encoding sterol desaturase family protein, whose translation MARNFVSNSQESVRMFKSDLLEGLSKVHYFVPIIIFVPVILVCSYFAYTNNIGVGNYIWLFLAGLFIWTLTEYVMHRFVFHFVPKAPWALRLHFIFHGVHHDYPSDAKRLVMPPSASIPLATAFYLLFNALLPANYIFGFFPGFILGYLVYDISHYAIHHFNFKGSFWKRIKQHHMLHHYQDPTKGYGVSSPLWDKVFNSDFIKKQNG comes from the coding sequence ATGGCAAGGAATTTTGTTTCTAACTCGCAAGAATCCGTAAGGATGTTCAAAAGCGACCTTTTAGAAGGGTTGTCTAAAGTGCACTACTTTGTGCCGATTATAATTTTTGTACCTGTTATACTGGTTTGCAGCTATTTTGCCTACACAAACAACATTGGTGTTGGTAACTATATATGGTTGTTTTTAGCAGGCCTGTTCATATGGACGCTTACCGAATATGTTATGCACCGCTTTGTGTTTCACTTTGTGCCAAAGGCGCCCTGGGCATTACGCCTGCACTTTATATTCCACGGTGTACATCATGATTACCCCAGCGACGCAAAGCGTTTGGTAATGCCGCCTTCCGCCAGCATACCTTTAGCTACCGCTTTTTACTTGCTGTTTAATGCTTTGCTGCCGGCCAATTACATTTTCGGCTTTTTTCCTGGCTTCATCTTAGGTTATCTTGTGTACGATATATCGCACTACGCCATACATCATTTCAACTTTAAAGGAAGCTTTTGGAAGAGGATTAAACAACACCACATGCTGCACCATTACCAGGATCCAACCAAGGGTTACGGTGTGAGCTCTCCCCTTTGGGATAAAGTGTTCAATTCGGATTTTATTAAAAAGCAGAATGGCTGA
- a CDS encoding phosphatase PAP2 family protein, with protein sequence MADAVNGSIRINLKSVSVVTGLSVLYLIISYFLVGFKSDQLVLIGIFNVLFYASVVTRKFILGFSIFIVYWIIFDYMKAFPNYNYNPVAIDDLYNAEKSLFGIYVDGKLLTPNEYFLIRSTSFIDVMAGLFYLCWIPVPLGFAAYLFFKNKQQFLYFSLTFVVVNLLGFVVYYTYPAAPPWYIQAHGFNFHPLTRGSTAGLDRFDKYFNVNVFKSIYSKGSNVFAAMPSLHSSYPVIVLYYGIKNKLGVANIFFFIVTVGIWFTAVYASHHYVLDVLAGIICAILGIILFNLILSSSKLIKRSLDHYEKIIQ encoded by the coding sequence ATGGCTGATGCTGTTAATGGCAGCATCCGTATCAATCTTAAAAGTGTAAGTGTTGTAACGGGGCTGTCGGTTTTATACCTGATTATCTCCTACTTTCTGGTCGGCTTCAAAAGCGATCAGTTGGTGCTTATAGGCATCTTCAATGTACTTTTCTATGCATCGGTAGTTACCCGTAAATTCATCCTGGGTTTTTCTATCTTCATTGTCTATTGGATCATCTTCGATTATATGAAGGCGTTTCCAAACTACAATTATAATCCTGTAGCTATTGACGACCTGTACAACGCAGAAAAAAGTTTATTTGGCATTTACGTTGACGGTAAGCTGTTAACTCCAAACGAATACTTTTTGATCAGGAGTACATCCTTCATCGATGTAATGGCCGGTCTTTTTTACCTGTGCTGGATACCGGTTCCTCTTGGTTTTGCAGCCTACTTGTTCTTTAAAAATAAGCAGCAGTTCTTATACTTTTCGCTTACATTTGTTGTGGTAAACTTGCTGGGCTTTGTTGTTTACTATACCTACCCTGCGGCACCACCCTGGTATATACAGGCACATGGTTTTAACTTTCACCCTTTAACTCGCGGTAGCACCGCCGGGTTGGACCGTTTTGACAAATACTTTAACGTAAATGTGTTTAAATCCATTTACTCTAAAGGGTCTAATGTTTTTGCGGCAATGCCGTCGTTACACTCGTCATACCCGGTTATAGTATTGTATTACGGAATAAAAAATAAGCTTGGTGTAGCAAATATCTTTTTCTTTATAGTAACCGTAGGAATTTGGTTTACAGCTGTATATGCTAGCCACCACTACGTGTTGGATGTTCTGGCCGGTATTATATGCGCAATACTGGGTATAATACTATTTAATTTAATTCTCTCTTCTTCTAAGCTTATCAAAAGGTCACTTGATCATTACGAAAAGATCATTCAGTAG
- a CDS encoding CAP domain-containing protein, which translates to MRKYILGIALIATLATVSSFAYLQEETSYDNFKQDFLRLINKTRQMGCNCGNTYYPPAAPLVWNNNLEKAAQGHAKDMSKRSYFSHTSKDGRSMEDRIVFAGYYFKGFKSFMIGENIAFGQTSIDEVMAGWFKSEGHCKNLMNPGFQEVGVAEVNKYWVQDFGGRESFSAEQQKLIKQGKYRLIQKDVSSH; encoded by the coding sequence ATGAGAAAATACATCTTAGGTATAGCTTTAATAGCCACTCTGGCAACTGTAAGCAGTTTCGCGTATTTGCAGGAAGAGACTAGCTACGATAACTTTAAACAGGATTTCTTACGTCTTATCAATAAAACACGGCAAATGGGGTGTAATTGCGGTAACACGTATTACCCGCCTGCAGCGCCGTTGGTTTGGAACAACAACCTGGAGAAAGCAGCACAAGGCCATGCTAAAGACATGTCTAAACGCAGCTATTTCAGCCACACCAGTAAAGATGGCCGCAGCATGGAGGACCGAATAGTATTTGCTGGGTATTACTTCAAAGGATTTAAAAGCTTTATGATTGGTGAGAACATTGCTTTTGGTCAGACCAGTATTGATGAGGTAATGGCCGGCTGGTTTAAAAGTGAGGGTCATTGCAAAAATCTGATGAACCCGGGCTTTCAAGAAGTTGGTGTCGCCGAAGTAAACAAGTACTGGGTGCAGGACTTTGGAGGTCGAGAATCATTTTCTGCCGAACAGCAAAAACTTATTAAACAAGGAAAATACAGGCTGATACAAAAAGACGTAAGCAGCCACTAG
- a CDS encoding DUF1456 family protein — protein MKKLRVALQLRDDDIIEILKLVNFRTTKTELSAIFRADDHPNFMPCKDQLLRNFLNGLVIYKRGPMPDKREKPAQEH, from the coding sequence ATGAAAAAACTCCGAGTAGCGCTTCAGCTACGCGATGACGACATTATTGAAATTTTAAAGCTAGTAAACTTCAGAACGACTAAGACAGAGCTAAGCGCCATCTTCCGCGCCGATGATCATCCAAATTTTATGCCTTGTAAAGATCAGCTGTTACGTAACTTCCTAAACGGATTGGTGATTTACAAACGCGGCCCTATGCCAGACAAACGCGAGAAGCCAGCACAAGAGCACTAG
- the fabF gene encoding beta-ketoacyl-ACP synthase II yields MKRVVVTGMGVVSACGTDIAGFWNTIVEGRSPAIPITRFNTEKFKTRFATQIPEFNAANYLDRNEIKRSDLYTQYALIAADQAIKDAGVDVSTMSPFDIGVIFGTAQGGMDTFEHQYREFAEKGYEPHFNPFFIPKTLVNMAAGLISIKHGFMGVNFSAASACASANTAIMDAFNYIKWGKAKIIITGGSDAPISEASIGGYNSLKALSTRNDDPTKAARPFDIERDGFVMGEGAGILVLEEYEHAKARGAHIYAEVGGAAMTSDAYHITATHPEGKGAIRAMHLAMEDAGVNTTDIGFVNAHATSTPVGDISEAKAIKSVFDGHDVMVSATKSVTGHLLGAAGAVEAIISVKVITDGIIPATINTTTIDPQIPQDLHIVTGESIDKKVNAALSNTFGFGGHNGVVVFKKI; encoded by the coding sequence ATGAAAAGAGTTGTAGTTACCGGCATGGGCGTTGTCTCTGCCTGCGGCACCGACATCGCCGGATTTTGGAACACTATTGTTGAAGGCAGGAGCCCTGCCATACCGATTACCCGGTTTAATACCGAAAAGTTTAAGACACGTTTTGCTACCCAGATACCTGAGTTTAACGCTGCAAACTACCTTGACCGCAATGAGATAAAGCGAAGTGACCTTTACACACAGTACGCGCTTATTGCAGCCGATCAGGCTATTAAGGATGCAGGTGTAGATGTAAGCACCATGTCGCCGTTTGATATAGGTGTGATATTTGGAACAGCTCAGGGTGGTATGGATACCTTTGAACACCAATACCGCGAATTTGCGGAGAAGGGTTATGAACCACACTTTAATCCCTTCTTTATTCCTAAAACATTGGTGAATATGGCTGCCGGTCTAATATCTATTAAGCACGGCTTTATGGGGGTTAACTTTTCGGCTGCATCGGCTTGCGCCAGTGCAAATACAGCTATCATGGACGCTTTTAACTACATTAAGTGGGGTAAAGCTAAAATTATTATTACCGGCGGCTCTGATGCGCCTATTTCAGAAGCGTCAATCGGTGGTTATAATTCACTAAAAGCCTTATCTACACGTAATGACGATCCTACAAAAGCGGCACGCCCATTTGATATAGAACGTGATGGCTTTGTAATGGGCGAGGGTGCTGGTATATTAGTGTTGGAAGAATACGAGCATGCGAAAGCCCGCGGCGCACACATTTATGCAGAAGTGGGCGGTGCAGCTATGACATCAGACGCTTATCACATTACCGCAACACACCCGGAAGGTAAAGGTGCTATACGTGCTATGCACCTGGCGATGGAAGATGCAGGCGTAAATACAACAGATATCGGCTTTGTGAATGCACACGCTACCTCTACACCTGTTGGTGATATCAGCGAAGCTAAAGCAATAAAATCTGTTTTTGACGGACACGATGTTATGGTAAGCGCAACAAAATCTGTTACGGGGCACCTGTTAGGGGCAGCTGGTGCGGTAGAGGCTATAATCAGCGTAAAAGTAATTACCGACGGCATTATACCGGCAACCATTAACACCACAACCATTGACCCGCAAATACCGCAGGATCTTCATATTGTTACAGGAGAGTCGATAGACAAAAAGGTAAATGCAGCATTAAGCAACACATTTGGCTTTGGTGGCCACAATGGTGTGGTAGTATTTAAAAAGATATAG
- a CDS encoding pseudouridine synthase, with the protein MLDILYQDEHLIAINKPHGLLVHRSSIAADATEFAIQILRDQIGQKVYPAHRIDRKTGGVLLFALDKATEIAMQQAFMENRLHKKYLAVLRGFTPDEGEIDYPLRKENGTLQDALTRYKTLKRAEIDVPLGKHTTSRYSLIEAEPQTGRMHQLRKHFAHIFHPIIGDRTHGCNKQNKLFKERWDMETMLLHAKELNFTHPASGTAITIEAPLQPEFTAAMALMGW; encoded by the coding sequence ATGTTGGATATTCTTTACCAGGACGAGCATCTTATTGCTATAAATAAGCCGCATGGCTTGCTGGTGCATCGTTCATCTATAGCAGCTGATGCTACCGAATTTGCCATACAAATTCTGCGCGACCAAATAGGGCAGAAGGTGTACCCCGCTCATCGTATTGACCGGAAAACAGGTGGTGTATTGCTTTTTGCTTTAGATAAGGCAACAGAGATTGCTATGCAACAGGCTTTTATGGAGAACAGGTTGCATAAAAAGTATCTGGCAGTACTGCGCGGGTTTACACCTGACGAAGGTGAGATTGACTATCCCTTGCGAAAAGAGAATGGTACTTTGCAGGATGCGCTCACACGTTATAAAACCCTAAAGCGTGCCGAAATTGATGTGCCGCTTGGCAAGCATACCACTTCCCGGTATTCGCTTATTGAAGCCGAGCCGCAAACCGGCCGTATGCACCAGTTAAGAAAGCACTTTGCGCATATCTTTCACCCCATAATTGGTGACCGTACGCATGGATGTAATAAGCAAAACAAGTTGTTTAAGGAGCGCTGGGATATGGAGACCATGCTGCTGCATGCAAAGGAGTTAAACTTCACACATCCTGCAAGCGGAACAGCCATTACGATAGAAGCGCCGCTCCAGCCAGAGTTTACCGCTGCAATGGCGTTAATGGGCTGGTAA
- a CDS encoding MBL fold metallo-hydrolase produces the protein MPVYIASLNSGSNGNCYYVGNEREAVLVDAGISCRETEKRMLRLGLSMQKVRAIFVSHEHSDHIRGLEVLSKKYNLPVYVTEATSAYCGLIPQGLCIHLNAYSPVKIGDLEITAFPKHHDAIDAHSFMITSGDTRIGVFTDIGAPCEHLIRHFSQCHAAFLEANYDEQLLDQGRYPYFLKRRIRGGKGHLSNSQALQLFIDHRPHYMSHVLLAHLSKDNNDPELALKLFSAHAGNTHVSVASRNVESEVFCIDPTGAATHLDINQVTGQFQFALS, from the coding sequence ATGCCGGTGTATATTGCGTCATTGAATTCAGGGAGTAACGGCAATTGCTATTACGTTGGTAACGAGCGCGAAGCCGTGTTGGTTGATGCAGGTATATCCTGCCGGGAAACAGAGAAACGGATGCTGAGGCTGGGCCTGTCAATGCAAAAGGTTAGGGCTATATTTGTTTCGCATGAACACTCAGACCATATCCGTGGGTTAGAAGTGCTGTCTAAAAAGTACAATCTTCCGGTTTATGTTACTGAGGCTACATCTGCATACTGCGGGTTGATACCACAAGGGTTGTGCATTCATCTTAACGCTTATTCGCCTGTTAAAATTGGCGATCTGGAAATAACTGCCTTCCCAAAACACCATGATGCCATTGACGCGCACAGCTTTATGATCACTAGTGGCGATACCCGCATTGGTGTATTTACAGATATAGGTGCACCGTGCGAACACCTCATCCGCCACTTTTCGCAATGCCATGCAGCTTTCCTGGAAGCAAATTACGATGAGCAGTTGCTAGACCAGGGCAGGTATCCATATTTCCTGAAAAGGCGGATCAGAGGTGGCAAAGGTCACCTTAGCAATAGCCAGGCTTTGCAGCTTTTTATAGATCATCGGCCGCATTACATGAGCCATGTGTTATTAGCACACCTCTCCAAGGACAATAACGACCCGGAACTCGCATTAAAGCTATTTTCGGCTCACGCCGGCAACACCCATGTAAGTGTTGCATCAAGAAATGTGGAAAGTGAAGTTTTTTGCATTGATCCTACAGGTGCCGCCACACATCTGGACATCAACCAGGTAACCGGTCAGTTTCAATTTGCTTTAAGCTGA
- a CDS encoding T9SS type B sorting domain-containing protein has product MKIHLARLYIFLTSYLLSAGVFAQAPSIAYKTPQSYIVNSPVPPLAPTNTGGAINGSEYGAAATFTGNGQYGSADGPPATASFRIPSFMINDGTDNFYLTDFGSHVIRQIAPDGAVSTFAGSGSVGRNNGNGRLAEFYAPSGIVRDASGNFYVSESIGATIRKISPSGDVTLFAGSGLMGNTNGTGALASFRDPNGLAIDVAGNIYVADTGNHLIRKITPAGEVSTFSGNGINAASDGTGTNVSFGDPYALACDRYGNVFVCDLYNNSIRKIDPSGTVITLAGTGSSQSIDGKGKMAGFANLGPIVLDDNDDMYVSDGSLLRKVSPDGTVTTVTGSSIAGYVDGSVSTARFDGLAGLAFARDRTLYAAEISNHVVRKILLSGYSVDMPLPAGLVLNRVTGVITGTPAAASPSADYKITAINKDGASTTTLSIEVKDVNVPPPTQAPKISYPTPKIYVVNSAIPPLQPTNSGGAVQPKGYSIDKPLPAGLILDQNTGVISGTPTTISPATIYTVTAVNALGPSQATINIKVSGEIVKAPPAPVINYNTPQTLILNAAVTITPSNTGGVVARYSYGLINNYAGTGQAGRTDGPKASAQFDSPFKVTIDANSNVYTTDRNNYSVRKISPNGIVSTVVGPGINAFLTGLSGIVTDMQGVVYITDQYSVKRIDQSGNVTTLAGGATGGYVDDSGGKARFDGLADLAVDENNNLYVADLNNACIRKITPQGVVTTLAGSRLKGNVDGQGAAARFNAPQGLLYKNGTLYVADYVTIRQITTDGKVTTIAGNGSSGVINGPAMSASFGNAVSVGMNEWGDLYILDIGNNVLNEGNAILRRIDKDNVVSTVRIVDAGGSEIYLSGPNSITFGNDGLIYMPTSDNVIQTISFDRYTIDRQLPAGLSFDKVTGVISGKPTVLSPSTDYHITAYNSGGSSTTTLTLKVVLSEVKQPSVITFPDPPVPISWDKNFNYNPTITSNQQESPLVLKSSNENIVTINADNTLHIVGVGEATITATQDGSDNYLPAQPVSRQIVVAKADPMLSVADATGKTICSEDFTLSVTTLNSQAPVIYSSSNPAVATISSAGLIHILSEGSTTLSAYQDASLLYVAAPVIEKQLVVGTGTKLPGPSATLQVPKKIYDGQDAIFTVTVAGEVSSYNWMVNGVSLSSNTPSFTINTLTNGDLVSCVVTFTDRCIMPSTAGPLTITVLPTPTAIVPPNTFTPNGDGINDVWRIPALVSYPKCLVSIFNRNGKQITTSTGYNKPWDGTSNGKPLPTGVYYYVIDTRDGQPVISGSVTILK; this is encoded by the coding sequence ATGAAAATTCATTTAGCCAGGCTTTATATATTTTTGACGAGCTACCTGTTAAGTGCCGGCGTGTTCGCCCAAGCTCCATCCATTGCCTATAAAACACCCCAAAGCTACATTGTTAATAGCCCTGTGCCTCCTCTTGCCCCAACCAATACAGGAGGCGCAATAAACGGATCTGAATATGGTGCCGCGGCTACATTTACTGGTAATGGCCAGTACGGATCCGCTGACGGGCCGCCTGCCACGGCGTCGTTCAGGATACCGAGTTTCATGATCAACGATGGAACTGACAATTTTTACCTTACCGATTTTGGCAGCCATGTTATACGACAGATAGCACCTGATGGTGCGGTGTCAACGTTTGCAGGAAGTGGTTCGGTTGGTAGAAATAATGGCAACGGAAGGTTGGCAGAATTTTATGCGCCATCCGGCATTGTACGTGATGCATCTGGTAATTTCTATGTTAGCGAATCCATTGGAGCAACTATACGAAAGATAAGTCCATCCGGTGACGTGACCTTGTTTGCGGGAAGCGGCCTGATGGGTAATACAAATGGCACAGGTGCATTAGCCAGTTTTAGGGACCCGAATGGATTAGCTATAGACGTCGCGGGTAACATCTATGTTGCAGATACAGGGAATCACCTGATCCGTAAAATAACACCAGCGGGAGAGGTAAGCACATTTTCAGGGAACGGGATAAACGCGGCAAGTGATGGCACAGGAACTAATGTAAGTTTTGGGGACCCTTATGCCTTAGCTTGCGACCGCTATGGTAACGTATTTGTATGTGATCTGTATAATAATTCTATCCGGAAAATTGATCCTTCGGGTACAGTGATTACACTCGCCGGAACGGGCAGTTCGCAATCAATTGACGGCAAAGGAAAAATGGCAGGATTCGCGAACTTGGGGCCTATTGTATTGGACGATAACGACGACATGTACGTTAGCGATGGCAGCTTACTACGCAAAGTATCACCTGACGGAACTGTAACCACGGTGACCGGAAGCAGTATAGCAGGTTACGTTGATGGAAGTGTATCTACAGCGCGGTTTGACGGTTTGGCCGGGTTGGCGTTTGCCAGGGACAGAACGCTGTATGCAGCCGAGATATCAAATCATGTCGTACGAAAGATCCTGCTTTCTGGCTACTCAGTTGACATGCCATTACCTGCCGGGTTAGTATTGAACCGTGTTACCGGGGTAATTACAGGAACACCAGCTGCGGCGTCGCCCAGCGCAGATTACAAGATTACAGCTATAAACAAAGATGGAGCAAGCACCACAACATTAAGTATAGAAGTAAAAGATGTAAACGTACCGCCACCCACACAAGCTCCCAAGATAAGTTATCCAACACCCAAAATATATGTTGTTAATTCAGCAATTCCGCCTTTACAGCCTACCAACTCTGGTGGTGCCGTGCAGCCCAAAGGATACAGCATTGACAAACCCTTACCTGCCGGCTTAATTCTTGACCAAAATACCGGTGTTATCAGCGGCACTCCCACTACCATTTCGCCGGCAACTATATACACGGTAACTGCCGTTAATGCTCTCGGGCCAAGCCAGGCAACAATAAACATTAAAGTTTCCGGCGAAATAGTTAAGGCACCTCCAGCACCTGTAATTAATTACAACACGCCGCAAACCCTTATCTTAAATGCTGCCGTAACAATAACTCCATCAAACACCGGTGGAGTAGTTGCAAGATACTCTTACGGATTAATTAATAATTATGCAGGCACCGGGCAAGCCGGGCGTACTGATGGCCCTAAAGCTTCCGCCCAATTCGATTCGCCATTTAAAGTAACCATTGATGCAAACAGTAACGTATATACTACCGACCGCAACAACTATTCGGTGAGGAAAATATCTCCAAATGGCATTGTAAGTACCGTTGTGGGCCCGGGAATAAATGCCTTCCTTACAGGTTTGTCGGGCATTGTTACCGACATGCAGGGAGTTGTTTATATAACAGATCAATACTCTGTTAAAAGAATAGACCAGAGCGGCAACGTAACTACCCTTGCAGGTGGGGCTACAGGCGGCTACGTTGATGACTCGGGTGGTAAAGCGCGGTTTGATGGACTCGCTGACCTCGCCGTAGACGAAAACAACAATTTATATGTAGCCGATCTTAACAATGCTTGTATCAGAAAAATAACGCCACAGGGCGTTGTTACCACTCTTGCCGGAAGCCGCTTGAAGGGCAATGTTGATGGGCAAGGCGCTGCCGCCAGGTTCAATGCGCCACAAGGATTGTTGTACAAGAATGGCACCCTTTATGTTGCTGATTACGTTACAATACGTCAAATAACAACGGACGGCAAGGTGACTACGATAGCAGGTAATGGCAGTAGCGGTGTAATTAATGGTCCGGCAATGTCGGCAAGTTTTGGTAATGCGGTAAGCGTTGGCATGAACGAATGGGGTGATCTTTATATTCTTGACATAGGCAACAATGTGCTAAATGAGGGGAATGCTATTTTAAGGCGAATAGATAAGGATAACGTTGTATCTACGGTGCGAATAGTAGACGCAGGTGGCAGCGAGATTTACCTCTCCGGTCCAAATTCTATAACTTTCGGTAATGATGGATTGATCTACATGCCTACATCTGATAACGTAATTCAAACGATTTCTTTTGACAGGTACACTATAGATAGGCAGCTGCCTGCGGGACTGAGCTTTGATAAAGTTACCGGAGTGATATCCGGCAAGCCGACGGTGCTTAGCCCATCTACCGATTATCACATAACAGCGTACAACTCGGGAGGAAGCTCAACCACTACGCTTACGCTTAAAGTAGTGTTAAGCGAGGTGAAGCAACCGTCGGTGATAACCTTTCCTGATCCACCTGTACCGATCAGTTGGGACAAGAACTTCAACTACAACCCTACAATAACAAGCAATCAACAAGAAAGCCCATTGGTGTTAAAAAGCAGCAACGAAAACATTGTTACTATCAATGCAGATAACACGTTACACATTGTGGGTGTTGGGGAAGCCACTATTACTGCAACACAGGATGGCAGCGATAATTATTTGCCTGCACAACCGGTATCCAGGCAAATAGTGGTTGCAAAGGCAGATCCAATGCTGTCTGTTGCCGATGCAACAGGTAAAACAATATGCAGTGAAGATTTCACTTTATCGGTAACAACGCTTAATAGCCAAGCTCCTGTAATTTACAGCAGTAGCAATCCTGCGGTGGCAACCATCTCTTCAGCCGGGTTAATACATATCCTTTCTGAGGGCAGTACCACGTTAAGTGCCTACCAGGATGCCTCACTTTTATATGTTGCAGCACCGGTAATCGAGAAGCAGCTTGTTGTAGGTACCGGCACGAAACTGCCCGGACCAAGCGCAACTTTACAGGTACCCAAAAAGATATATGACGGGCAGGACGCCATTTTTACGGTTACAGTTGCAGGCGAAGTAAGCAGTTATAACTGGATGGTGAACGGAGTATCTCTAAGCAGCAATACGCCTTCATTTACCATCAATACGCTCACTAATGGCGACCTCGTAAGCTGTGTTGTAACATTCACCGACAGATGTATTATGCCATCCACGGCAGGGCCGCTAACTATAACTGTCTTGCCTACTCCTACCGCAATAGTTCCGCCTAATACTTTTACACCCAACGGAGATGGCATAAACGATGTGTGGCGCATTCCGGCACTTGTTTCCTACCCAAAGTGTTTGGTTAGCATATTCAACAGAAATGGAAAACAGATAACTACATCAACAGGGTATAACAAACCATGGGATGGAACATCAAACGGAAAGCCCCTGCCAACAGGCGTATACTACTACGTTATTGACACAAGAGACGGACAGCCGGTGATAAGTGGGAGTGTCACCATCTTGAAATAA